The proteins below are encoded in one region of Thermococcus peptonophilus:
- a CDS encoding alpha/beta hydrolase family protein, translating to MSSIEWNEKTFSKFAYLGDPRIRGSKVAYVLTKVNMKDNKYESTVVVEDLETGGRRFVENASMPRISPDGKKLAFMRSNEEKKETEIWVADMETLSAKKVLSAKNIRSVQWNDDSRRLLVVGFKRRDDEDFVFDDDVPVWFDNMGFLDGEKTTFWILDTESEEILEKFEKPRFSSGVWHGDGIVINVPHREGSKPALFKFYDIYLWKDGEEEKLFEKVSFEAVDSDGKAILLHGKREKKFMSEHDWLYLWDGELKPVYEGPLNTGSAKLEDGKVYFTVPDAGRVNLYLWDGEVKPLIVGDHWIMGFDVHDGRVALLIETATRLRELYLYDGELRQLTDYNGPIFAKLKTFEPRHFRFKSKDLEIDGWYIRPELKEDEKAPVIVFVHGGPKGMYGHYFKYEMQLMASKGYYIVFVNPRGSNGYDEDFALRVLERTGLEDFEDIMNGIEEFLKLEPQADRERVGITGISYGGYMTNWAVTQSDLFKAGISENGISYWLTSYAFSDIGLWYDVEVIGANPLENENYRKLSPLFYAERVKAPLLLIHSLEDYRCPLDQSLMFYNVLKDLGKEAYIAIFRRGAHGHSIRGSPKHRAKRYKLFIEFFERKLKKYEEGFDVEKILKENS from the coding sequence ATGAGCAGTATCGAATGGAACGAGAAGACCTTTTCTAAGTTCGCCTACCTCGGAGATCCGAGAATAAGGGGGAGCAAGGTGGCCTACGTCCTTACGAAGGTCAACATGAAGGACAATAAGTACGAGAGCACCGTTGTTGTTGAGGACCTTGAGACCGGCGGTAGGAGGTTCGTCGAGAACGCCTCGATGCCGAGGATTTCTCCCGACGGGAAGAAGCTCGCCTTCATGCGCTCCAACGAGGAGAAGAAGGAGACCGAGATATGGGTCGCGGACATGGAGACCCTCAGTGCAAAGAAAGTACTCTCGGCCAAAAACATTCGCTCAGTCCAGTGGAACGATGACTCGAGGAGACTCCTCGTTGTGGGCTTCAAGAGGAGGGACGACGAGGACTTTGTATTTGATGACGACGTTCCGGTATGGTTCGACAACATGGGCTTCCTCGACGGCGAGAAGACGACCTTCTGGATACTCGACACGGAGAGCGAGGAAATCCTTGAGAAGTTCGAGAAGCCGCGCTTTTCCAGCGGGGTATGGCACGGCGATGGAATAGTTATCAACGTCCCGCACAGGGAGGGGAGTAAACCGGCCCTTTTCAAGTTCTACGATATCTATCTCTGGAAGGACGGCGAGGAGGAAAAGCTCTTCGAGAAGGTCTCATTCGAGGCCGTTGATTCCGACGGAAAGGCCATCCTCCTCCACGGAAAGAGGGAGAAGAAGTTCATGAGCGAGCACGACTGGCTCTATCTCTGGGACGGCGAGCTTAAGCCCGTCTACGAAGGCCCGCTCAACACCGGAAGCGCGAAGCTCGAGGATGGTAAGGTATACTTCACGGTTCCCGACGCCGGCAGGGTGAACCTCTACCTCTGGGACGGGGAGGTTAAGCCGCTCATCGTCGGCGACCACTGGATAATGGGCTTTGACGTGCACGACGGAAGGGTAGCGTTACTCATCGAGACGGCCACGCGTTTAAGGGAGCTCTACCTTTACGACGGTGAGCTGAGACAGCTGACAGACTACAACGGGCCGATATTCGCAAAGCTGAAGACCTTCGAGCCGAGGCACTTCCGCTTCAAGAGCAAAGACCTCGAGATAGACGGCTGGTACATCAGGCCCGAGCTCAAGGAGGACGAGAAAGCTCCCGTTATAGTCTTCGTCCACGGCGGGCCGAAGGGTATGTACGGCCACTACTTCAAGTACGAGATGCAGCTAATGGCGAGCAAAGGATACTACATCGTCTTCGTGAACCCGCGCGGTAGCAATGGCTACGACGAGGACTTTGCCTTGAGGGTTCTCGAAAGAACGGGCTTAGAAGACTTCGAGGATATAATGAACGGCATAGAAGAGTTCCTCAAGCTCGAGCCTCAAGCTGACCGCGAGAGGGTCGGAATAACGGGCATAAGCTACGGTGGCTACATGACGAACTGGGCGGTAACACAGTCAGACCTCTTCAAGGCAGGCATAAGCGAGAACGGTATAAGCTACTGGCTCACGAGCTACGCTTTCTCGGATATAGGCCTCTGGTACGACGTCGAGGTTATTGGAGCAAACCCGCTCGAAAACGAGAATTATAGGAAGCTAAGCCCTCTGTTTTACGCCGAGAGAGTGAAGGCGCCGCTCCTGCTGATCCACAGCCTTGAGGACTACCGCTGCCCGCTTGACCAGAGTCTGATGTTCTACAACGTCCTGAAAGACCTCGGCAAAGAAGCTTACATAGCCATATTCAGAAGGGGAGCACACGGCCACAGTATCCGCGGGAGCCCTAAGCACAGGGCAAAGCGCTATAAGCTCTTCATCGAGTTCTTTGAGAGGAAGCTGAAGAAGTACGAGGAAGGTTTTGACGTTGAGAAAATCCTGAAGGAGAACTCCTAA
- a CDS encoding Lrp/AsnC family transcriptional regulator, which produces MVTAFILMVTAAGKEREVMEKLLAMPEVKEAYVVYGEYDLVVKVETETLKDLDQFITEKIRRMPEIQMTSTMIAI; this is translated from the coding sequence ATGGTGACGGCTTTTATTCTGATGGTTACGGCCGCTGGAAAGGAAAGGGAAGTTATGGAGAAGCTTCTTGCCATGCCCGAAGTTAAAGAGGCCTACGTCGTTTACGGTGAGTACGACCTCGTTGTTAAGGTCGAGACCGAGACGCTCAAGGACCTTGACCAGTTCATAACCGAGAAGATAAGGCGCATGCCCGAGATCCAGATGACCTCGACGATGATAGCCATCTGA
- a CDS encoding ABC transporter ATP-binding protein, translating to MMRVEDLVKFYKDVKALNGLNLEVKPGQIYGFLGPNGAGKSTTILSTLGLIFPQQGRIQLLDLEIFRDGKFDEDKLVQAKKRIGYMPEHATLWDFLTPVQTLDIIADAFKIPKNEKEKRIKELLDLVGLSEAKNRKVGKFSKGMRQRLLLAQALINDPDLLILDEPMSGLDPKGIAEFKDIIREQRKAGKTVFFSSHILAHVEEICDTVGVIVRGRLIREGSLEEIKREFLEKAGYTIILETSKPVDWSTVPWRASPLGENKYRIVAKKDIREELHDYVAKQGAKILTLQIKEPTLEEIFLKIVE from the coding sequence GTGATGAGGGTTGAGGATCTCGTCAAATTCTACAAGGACGTTAAGGCCCTCAACGGCCTTAACCTCGAGGTTAAACCCGGCCAAATCTACGGCTTTCTCGGGCCGAACGGAGCAGGAAAAAGCACAACCATCCTCAGCACCCTCGGCCTAATCTTCCCCCAACAAGGCCGCATACAACTCCTCGACCTAGAAATCTTCAGAGATGGAAAATTCGACGAGGACAAACTCGTCCAAGCAAAGAAGAGAATCGGCTACATGCCCGAACACGCAACCCTCTGGGACTTTCTAACGCCAGTCCAAACCCTCGACATAATCGCAGATGCATTCAAAATCCCAAAAAACGAAAAAGAGAAGAGAATCAAAGAACTCCTCGACCTCGTCGGCCTAAGCGAGGCTAAGAACAGGAAAGTGGGCAAATTCTCGAAGGGAATGCGGCAGAGGCTCCTACTAGCCCAAGCACTCATCAACGACCCGGACCTCTTAATCCTCGACGAGCCGATGAGCGGTCTGGATCCGAAGGGCATCGCAGAATTCAAGGACATTATCAGGGAGCAGAGAAAAGCCGGAAAAACAGTCTTCTTCTCAAGCCACATCCTGGCTCACGTTGAGGAAATCTGCGATACCGTTGGAGTCATCGTGAGGGGAAGGCTTATCAGAGAGGGAAGCCTGGAGGAGATCAAGCGCGAGTTCCTAGAGAAGGCCGGTTACACGATAATTCTGGAGACGAGCAAGCCCGTCGACTGGAGCACTGTCCCATGGCGCGCTTCACCCCTCGGCGAGAACAAGTACAGGATTGTGGCCAAAAAAGACATCAGAGAAGAACTCCACGACTACGTGGCAAAACAAGGAGCAAAAATACTCACCCTCCAAATCAAAGAACCCACCCTCGAAGAGATATTCCTAAAAATAGTGGAATGA
- a CDS encoding ABC transporter permease has translation MWSLKLEAGNSIRQKKFWLITALMVLIYIMAFYEIRDNLEGASNPQGLLATSLVGYIMVSAFLFIGLYALIAGATSLNSDLENGTIRVALSKPIRRAPYLLGKFLGQSVSIIVAMLIATLLSFVITKYYGVSLTGKLISDLVLANGLILLAMLQLLALGILISSVIRSQNTALGVALVLFLVTSLVMPQVVDGWAEKKADKEFGIQKRGDFLKLAPEEKSKYQQRREELQREYHLKYLFYAPQVMMMDALKDMEETSFNDDGTYTIEYLGVGHSIAKNPTQVLIILGLTPVYLALGLVRFLRMDLR, from the coding sequence GTGTGGAGTTTAAAACTGGAAGCCGGGAACAGCATACGGCAGAAGAAGTTCTGGCTGATAACGGCCCTGATGGTGCTGATCTACATCATGGCTTTTTATGAAATCCGAGACAACCTTGAAGGAGCCTCGAATCCCCAGGGACTCCTGGCTACTAGTCTCGTGGGCTATATAATGGTCAGCGCGTTCCTTTTCATAGGTCTCTACGCGCTCATCGCAGGGGCAACCTCGCTGAACTCCGACCTTGAGAACGGGACGATAAGGGTAGCACTCAGCAAGCCCATAAGAAGAGCCCCCTATCTCTTGGGCAAGTTCCTGGGCCAGTCGGTCAGCATAATCGTGGCCATGCTCATCGCAACCCTGCTCTCCTTCGTTATAACAAAGTACTACGGAGTCTCGCTCACGGGGAAGCTGATCTCCGACCTCGTGCTGGCCAACGGTCTCATCCTCCTGGCGATGCTCCAGCTCCTTGCCCTGGGAATTCTTATATCGAGCGTGATACGCTCCCAGAACACGGCCCTTGGAGTTGCCCTTGTCCTATTCCTTGTGACTTCCCTGGTGATGCCCCAGGTTGTTGATGGGTGGGCAGAGAAGAAAGCGGATAAGGAATTCGGAATCCAGAAGAGGGGAGATTTTCTCAAATTAGCCCCTGAAGAAAAGTCCAAATATCAGCAGAGGCGTGAAGAACTCCAGAGGGAGTATCACCTGAAGTACCTGTTCTACGCACCGCAAGTGATGATGATGGATGCGTTAAAGGATATGGAGGAGACCTCGTTCAATGACGACGGAACATACACGATTGAATACCTTGGAGTCGGCCACTCCATAGCCAAAAATCCGACCCAGGTTCTCATAATCCTGGGCCTCACCCCCGTGTACCTCGCGCTTGGATTAGTCAGGTTCCTTAGGATGGATTTGAGGTGA
- a CDS encoding ABC transporter permease subunit, whose protein sequence is MVLPLGALSISSTVENGTARVLLSKPLRRKHFFLGTLLSDVVAVFLGTALYTGVLIAYAVHLGGGRRAVEIGLVFGVLLFLSLLYYLALGYLLSTLTGGRKALLTSILLAFLLDFAVPIAFMAVFGRSEEFARKALYFPVPEVQYLALASAVSPKKALPPGPLVNLLNHKSNLLLIVIPTLLYLAASWLKFKKADLR, encoded by the coding sequence GTGGTTCTCCCGCTCGGGGCGCTTTCAATAAGCTCGACCGTGGAGAACGGAACTGCCAGAGTCCTGCTCAGCAAGCCTCTGAGGAGAAAGCACTTCTTCCTGGGAACGCTCCTGAGCGACGTGGTGGCGGTCTTCCTCGGCACGGCCCTTTACACTGGGGTTCTCATCGCCTACGCCGTCCACCTCGGGGGTGGAAGGAGGGCCGTTGAAATTGGGCTCGTCTTCGGAGTTCTCCTATTCCTCTCGCTCCTCTACTACCTTGCCCTCGGCTACCTGCTCTCAACCCTCACAGGGGGCAGGAAAGCACTCCTAACCTCAATCTTGCTGGCCTTCCTGCTGGACTTCGCAGTACCGATAGCATTTATGGCAGTGTTTGGACGCTCTGAAGAGTTCGCGAGAAAGGCCCTCTACTTCCCGGTTCCAGAGGTTCAGTACCTTGCCTTAGCATCGGCGGTGTCTCCGAAGAAAGCACTGCCGCCAGGGCCGTTAGTTAATCTTTTAAATCACAAGAGTAATCTATTACTGATTGTGATTCCAACACTGCTTTACCTTGCGGCCTCGTGGCTGAAGTTCAAAAAGGCAGACCTGAGGTGA
- a CDS encoding TIGR00153 family protein translates to MQVWTKLFAKSPFKPLIKHAEVALQTVETLEKALQAWREGNYEEMKKLALEVDRLEDVADRIKAEIRDSLSSKLMMAVAREDVLIYLHMQDKVADAAEDTAKWLLVKEPGDIPEEIKEVILQMGTESIKAAKLVYGAIVQMDRVIESGFAEKEIEREYEIIHEIEGVESKIDGLDTELMRLVFQNADKMDWSEGFYLLNIARTLSNISDKAKDAAERIRLMMNK, encoded by the coding sequence ATGCAGGTCTGGACCAAGCTCTTTGCGAAAAGTCCCTTCAAACCTCTGATAAAGCACGCTGAAGTAGCTCTCCAGACGGTCGAAACACTGGAAAAGGCACTCCAGGCGTGGCGTGAGGGCAACTACGAGGAGATGAAAAAGCTCGCCCTCGAAGTGGACAGGCTTGAGGACGTCGCGGACAGGATAAAAGCGGAGATAAGGGACTCGCTCAGCTCGAAGCTCATGATGGCGGTAGCGAGGGAGGACGTGCTCATATACCTCCACATGCAGGACAAGGTGGCCGATGCAGCTGAAGACACCGCCAAGTGGCTCCTCGTTAAAGAGCCGGGAGACATTCCTGAGGAGATAAAGGAAGTCATTCTTCAGATGGGCACGGAGAGCATCAAAGCGGCTAAGCTTGTCTATGGGGCGATAGTCCAGATGGACAGGGTCATTGAGAGCGGCTTTGCGGAGAAGGAGATCGAGAGGGAGTACGAGATCATACATGAGATCGAGGGGGTCGAGAGCAAGATCGACGGTCTCGATACAGAACTCATGAGGCTGGTCTTCCAGAACGCTGATAAGATGGACTGGAGTGAGGGCTTCTACCTCCTCAACATAGCCAGAACCCTCAGCAACATCTCTGACAAGGCAAAGGACGCAGCCGAGAGGATAAGACTGATGATGAACAAGTGA
- a CDS encoding inorganic phosphate transporter has protein sequence MDPWLLITIIVGFGMAWAIGANDAANSMSTAVGAKAITPKQAVLIAGVLEFTGAYFFGKSVTETIRKGILYPDKITDPNILVYGSVAALLAATIWLVIATKFGLPVSTTHSIIGGIVGYGIVYAGFSVVNWGKMTQVVLSWILSPIIGAIMAFFVFKALTKSIFERNDPVKSSKIWSPFWVGLAFVVIGTMFYIKVLHGKDLGRGVIFYGIPAGLVVFLILFFALRAKFPSSDPFIGVESIFRRVQVITSGYVALAHGANDVANAIGPVAAVYAVATMGMAGMKVPVPRWILAMGGLGIALGVATYGYRVMETVGRRITELTNTRGFTIDFSAATVVLVASWLGLPISTTHVVVGAVIGVGLARGVKAINKDIVRDIIISWFVTVPVAALISASLFKVLMIVG, from the coding sequence TTTGGGATGGCGTGGGCCATAGGGGCGAACGACGCGGCCAACTCGATGAGCACAGCCGTTGGTGCAAAGGCGATAACCCCAAAGCAGGCGGTTCTGATAGCCGGCGTTCTGGAGTTCACCGGGGCTTACTTCTTTGGAAAGAGCGTCACGGAGACGATAAGGAAGGGAATTCTCTACCCGGACAAGATAACCGACCCAAACATTCTTGTATACGGTTCGGTTGCGGCCCTGCTTGCCGCTACGATCTGGCTGGTGATAGCCACTAAGTTCGGCCTGCCCGTTTCAACTACCCATTCGATCATAGGCGGAATAGTGGGCTACGGCATAGTCTACGCAGGGTTCTCAGTAGTCAACTGGGGCAAGATGACTCAGGTCGTCCTCAGCTGGATACTCTCACCGATAATTGGTGCGATAATGGCTTTCTTCGTCTTCAAGGCCCTGACCAAGAGCATCTTCGAAAGAAACGATCCGGTGAAAAGCTCCAAAATCTGGTCGCCCTTCTGGGTTGGGCTTGCCTTCGTCGTGATTGGCACAATGTTCTACATCAAGGTTCTCCACGGGAAAGACCTGGGAAGGGGAGTGATCTTCTACGGCATTCCAGCAGGCCTCGTTGTGTTCCTGATCCTCTTCTTCGCCCTCAGGGCGAAGTTTCCGTCCTCTGACCCGTTTATCGGAGTAGAGTCGATTTTCAGGCGTGTTCAGGTCATTACCTCGGGCTACGTGGCCCTTGCCCATGGTGCAAACGACGTGGCCAACGCGATAGGGCCTGTGGCGGCAGTTTACGCCGTGGCCACCATGGGCATGGCCGGTATGAAAGTTCCAGTGCCGAGGTGGATACTGGCCATGGGCGGCCTTGGAATCGCGCTTGGAGTGGCTACCTACGGCTACCGCGTTATGGAGACCGTCGGAAGGAGGATAACCGAGCTTACCAACACACGCGGCTTTACCATAGACTTCTCGGCCGCTACAGTCGTTCTCGTGGCGAGCTGGCTCGGACTCCCGATCTCAACGACCCACGTAGTTGTTGGCGCAGTCATCGGCGTTGGTCTTGCCAGAGGAGTAAAGGCAATAAACAAGGACATCGTTAGGGATATAATCATCTCGTGGTTCGTTACGGTTCCCGTGGCGGCCCTGATAAGTGCCTCCCTGTTCAAGGTCTTGATGATTGTGGGGTGA